In Brassica napus cultivar Da-Ae chromosome C2, Da-Ae, whole genome shotgun sequence, the sequence TAGTTATAAGAGTTTTTTAGTTAAATTGTCTCTTCATCATTGTAAACGTTATTGATCGTTACTGATCCTTGTAAATAGTTTACTTTTGATATCTTGTACGTGAAACGAAAATAAAgcgaataaaataaatttaattatttactataGGTTTTAGAcgtattttctttttgtatcttaaaagataatatatataatgatatatTGAAATTAGTTAAAAGTGTTGACCAATGATTCGTGTGCAGTCAACTGAATACATCCGGTGATTCATAAAGTAATTCGGGTCACTATCCTAGTCAAGTTTAAAAACATAGGGGAAATCATCATGTTTACTCCGTTCTCTATCTGAATTTCATAGTTAATATGAGAATTGGTTACGTTGGGCTTTACAACGTTAGACAGATGTATGGAGGGCCGGTCCTGAGATTTATAGGGTTGTAGGcgacttttaaaaaatttcagagaattttttttttggtaaatttgagaacttaaaaaaaaattttgaaaatttttttctatgtaattttttttaaaatttttgggaGCATAAGGCCAATGTTTCGTTAGGCTTTGCCCAGGACCGATCATAGGCTTGTGTTACGATTATTTTAGCAGTGTCttgtacaaaaatatttattccgGCTCCCACGTTAACATTTGGTTATCCATATATCGACagtcaaaaataattttaattagactttatatactttttgatCAGGCGTTGTTCCGCGCTGACCACGGAAATAGTAACGTTAATTTTTAATgtacaaatattataaaaaaataaatagaaattctAGTAAATGATAATTTAGTGATATAAATGTAATATATCAATAGTTGTATGctatttcaatattttgataataagtTTCTATAAATTATTCTCTCTATGTCACAGAAACATGATTCTTCTATCTTTGCTTATAAAGTATAGAAGATTTtccaaaattacaaaaacaaatctaccgtttgaaaaaataatattccttGGCATTGGTAATATTGCAGAATGTATTAAGGGATAAAAGCCTAGTTTAACTCCAAAACCAGCATAAAGAAGGTTTTAACATTTATAATCTTGTAAAATAACGGATTAAATTCCACATAACCGCAAAAAATATTCAGCAGATTACCGATCAGACCGGTTTATCTTTGTTCTCTTCTTGGTCTTCGTCCTCATCTTCATCCTCATCCTCGGGTTGAACCAACTTCAGCTTGAGTCTACCGTCTTCACGGCTGGCTAGAAGAAACTCTCTCTTCGGAATCCTAACTTCTTCCAACACAAACCTCCCTTCTTCTCTATACGTCTTGAAACTCATCCTCGTCATCGCTGGAGGATACTCTCTCCGTTCTTTCCTCCATGGTCCACACTCCTCATTGCTGCTTCCGTTATCTTTACCCTTCATCACTTCACTCTCatgatcatcatcttcttctccgtTACCGTTACCGTTGACTTTCCCGTCTTCCAAGCCGTAATAGCTCTCTGACCCTAGACCTTCAGTACACAGCTGCAAGCTGCTGTTCTCAGCTGAGGCCTTCTCGAAAGAAGAATGAGATGATTCCCTGAAGTGGAGCTCACCGAATATCTCTGTAAACGGTGGCGTTTCGTTGTGGTCGGTGACGTGGAGGCCTTTGATTGGGAGTGGGTTCCAAGGTGAAGAAGAGGAGATCAGAGTATCAAGAAGCGACTTTGGAGCCTTGTCTTGTCTTTGGCTCTCGAATATTTGATGAAAGCTTCTGTAAGCTGCCATTGCTCTCTTCTTTGTGTTTGTTTCTTGGTTTTGTTTCTGCGGCtggaggagaaagagagaggacACGAGATGGACGTGAAGGAGAAGATGGTATTGTCAGATATATATTCGTTAGGaggaaaaaaaatacttgaataaaatgataaaaagattTGTTATATTCAAATGTTCAAATGGAATCTGATTAATGGTTAAACATATATTACTTTTGTTAGtcaatttgatttttgatttgacAATGGTGATGAATGATGACAATGTTCTAGATGATTCTGTGACCTTGATAATAATACTATAGTTCTGGCCTAACCAACAAAGGCAACTTCAATGTATATTTACATGCATCTATATATTGGTTCGACAAATGTTAACCCCATTGAAATCACATTTCGAGGATCTTGTTACACTGCAGCAGTTGATATTATTAAACAACAGATTCAGCAatccaataaataaataaataagtaaataaatatatatattttttttttgtaaataaatatttatatatttatagaagacCAAGGATGAGGAGAATGGAATAAAGAGCCACCAAGTGGTGCGAATTCTGGTGGCTATAATTATTTGGTCACAgccaaataattttatatggaCTACTTATATATTCCTTATATTATGGAATCATACCACCATTCATTTCTTTTTGCAAACTTTTTTGGATTTGATTTTTCCTTGAGAATGTGGCATATTTGTCCAATAAATCTAAAAATTGACAATAATATAGTAATATCTAAATGACTGAGAAACACAGTTTTTAAATGTCGTATGATTCAAAGCTTTCGTTATTTAggttttaatagaaaaaaaaagagagaaacattAGGTTATACCTATAACCTAATGTTTAAATTGTAGCAACGTGGAAGTTTTCTATAgatttcaacatttttttttggacagGAAGCATTGAACTTCCAATAGTAGCAAACCACGACAGATTCGAGATGTAGTTGAGTCGATGTTGATTGGTTGG encodes:
- the LOC106427343 gene encoding protein FANTASTIC FOUR 3-like, with protein sequence MAAYRSFHQIFESQRQDKAPKSLLDTLISSSSPWNPLPIKGLHVTDHNETPPFTEIFGELHFRESSHSSFEKASAENSSLQLCTEGLGSESYYGLEDGKVNGNGNGEEDDDHESEVMKGKDNGSSNEECGPWRKERREYPPAMTRMSFKTYREEGRFVLEEVRIPKREFLLASREDGRLKLKLVQPEDEDEDEDEDQEENKDKPV